A DNA window from Catenulispora sp. MAP5-51 contains the following coding sequences:
- a CDS encoding NAD-binding protein, which produces MDGSKVLVIGGLDTARRACDALTRSGHAVVHLPEPTEAGLRTALGPDVGAVAIVVRGDVVALRYALLVEHLRPSIRLVVTVFDRTVADQLVRAIPNCRVTSPADIAVPVITAACLNDRPPAVETSEPVPPAVVETPEGDANALVWQHRPSRIRRVARALAGQVRSHDNASQMLLVGLVGLLAALTAEWLMAARVLHQDGPEALYTAARLVSTVGMVETGRAPGWYLVVSSAGMMLTITFAALFTAGIVERSLSVRSAGIIGSRTVPRSGHVVVVGLGQVGLRLCLALRRLGVPVVAVERDPQAANLRLAKAARIPVLIAHAEDRSVLDRLRLPKARALAAMGAEELDNVEVAIAALAISPDLRVVLRAGDNDVITETRSLFHIGAVCDISAMTALSVADAVIAENPAAPVGVRSDAALGRCSC; this is translated from the coding sequence ATGGACGGATCAAAGGTGCTGGTCATCGGCGGGCTGGACACGGCGCGGCGGGCCTGTGACGCCCTGACCCGCAGCGGCCACGCGGTGGTTCACCTCCCCGAGCCGACCGAGGCGGGCCTGCGCACGGCGCTGGGCCCGGACGTCGGGGCGGTGGCGATCGTGGTGCGCGGCGATGTCGTGGCACTGCGCTACGCCCTGCTGGTCGAGCACCTGCGGCCCTCGATCCGGTTGGTCGTCACGGTCTTCGACCGCACCGTGGCCGACCAACTGGTCAGGGCCATCCCCAATTGCCGGGTCACGTCGCCGGCCGACATCGCCGTCCCGGTCATCACCGCCGCCTGCCTGAACGACCGGCCGCCGGCCGTCGAGACCTCCGAGCCGGTTCCGCCGGCCGTGGTGGAAACGCCGGAGGGCGATGCCAACGCCCTTGTATGGCAGCACCGCCCCTCCCGGATCCGTCGCGTCGCGCGGGCTCTGGCCGGCCAGGTCCGCTCGCACGACAACGCCAGCCAGATGCTGCTCGTCGGCTTGGTCGGACTGCTGGCGGCGCTGACCGCCGAATGGCTGATGGCCGCCCGCGTGCTGCACCAGGACGGGCCCGAGGCCCTGTACACCGCGGCCCGGCTGGTCTCCACGGTCGGCATGGTCGAGACCGGACGGGCACCGGGCTGGTATCTCGTGGTGTCCAGCGCCGGGATGATGCTGACGATCACGTTCGCCGCGTTGTTCACGGCGGGGATCGTCGAGCGGTCCTTGTCGGTGCGCAGCGCCGGCATCATCGGATCCCGCACGGTACCCCGGTCGGGCCATGTGGTCGTCGTCGGCCTGGGCCAGGTCGGACTCCGTCTGTGCCTGGCGCTGCGCCGGCTGGGTGTTCCGGTCGTCGCCGTCGAACGCGACCCCCAGGCGGCGAACCTCCGCCTGGCCAAGGCCGCGAGAATACCGGTACTGATCGCCCACGCCGAAGACCGCTCGGTGCTCGACCGGCTGCGGCTGCCCAAAGCCCGCGCCCTGGCCGCGATGGGCGCCGAGGAACTCGACAACGTCGAGGTCGCCATCGCCGCCTTGGCCATCTCCCCCGACCTGCGGGTGGTGCTGCGCGCCGGCGACAACGACGTCATCACCGAGACCCGCTCGCTGTTCCACATCGGAGCGGTCTGCGACATCTCCGCGATGACCGCGCTCAGTGTCGCTGACGCGGTCATCGCGGAGAATCCGGCTGCGCCCGTCGGCGTGAGAAGCGATGCGGCCCTCGGACGCTGCTCCTGCTGA
- a CDS encoding ABC transporter ATP-binding protein, with protein MLEIRGLDVKYGAVQALRGLDLTVGEGEIVALLGNNGAGKTTTLSAVSGLVKPAAGRIVHGSREITGMAPPKIVARGVVHVPEGRRVFSTLTVHENLLVGGYLVRDGAELARRVDEVYELLPRLAERRAQQGGTLSGGEQQMLAIGRALVGRPGLLLLDEPSMGLAPIMVAAVMEVIRDINRGGTAVLLVEQNATAALKIAHRGCVIENGEKVLEGTATELSVDTRVVEAYLGGVA; from the coding sequence ATGCTTGAGATCCGCGGACTCGACGTCAAGTACGGAGCAGTACAGGCGCTGCGCGGACTCGACCTCACGGTGGGCGAAGGGGAGATCGTCGCCCTGCTGGGCAACAACGGCGCCGGCAAGACCACGACGCTGTCAGCGGTGTCCGGGCTGGTGAAACCCGCCGCGGGCCGGATCGTTCACGGAAGCCGGGAGATCACGGGGATGGCCCCGCCGAAGATCGTCGCCCGTGGGGTGGTGCACGTCCCCGAGGGACGGCGCGTCTTCAGCACCTTGACGGTGCACGAGAACCTGCTCGTCGGCGGGTATCTGGTCCGTGACGGTGCCGAACTCGCGCGCCGGGTTGATGAGGTCTACGAACTGCTGCCGCGGTTGGCCGAACGGCGAGCCCAGCAAGGCGGGACGCTCTCCGGCGGCGAGCAGCAGATGCTCGCGATAGGCCGGGCCCTTGTCGGCCGCCCCGGTCTTCTCCTGCTGGACGAACCTTCCATGGGCCTGGCCCCGATCATGGTCGCCGCCGTGATGGAGGTGATCAGGGACATCAACCGCGGCGGGACGGCGGTTCTGCTCGTCGAACAGAACGCCACGGCCGCACTGAAGATCGCACACCGGGGATGCGTGATCGAGAACGGGGAGAAGGTGTTGGAAGGCACAGCGACCGAGCTGTCCGTCGACACCCGGGTCGTCGAGGCCTACCTGGGTGGAGTCGCGTGA
- a CDS encoding ABC transporter ATP-binding protein, whose translation MILEISDLRLAFGGIRAVDGLSFSVGESEIVSVIGPNGAGKTSAFNCASGFYRPTAGSVRLAGEQVAGLRPSAIAARGLARTFQNLRLFGELSVLDNVRAGTHLWLKQSALDALLHTPRYRRSERESSDEAHKWLDFVGLRGNRAGLARHLPYGEQRRVEIARALARRPKLLLLDEPAAGLNRGEKAELLTLIRRIQELGVAIALIEHDMGLVMEVSERVIVLNFGREIADGTPADVRRDPAVIEAYLGRDAGDDEIHAARAELAGEGTHDA comes from the coding sequence GTGATTCTCGAAATCAGCGATCTGCGGCTGGCCTTCGGCGGCATCCGAGCGGTCGACGGCCTCAGCTTCTCGGTCGGCGAGAGCGAGATCGTGTCGGTCATCGGCCCCAACGGTGCGGGCAAGACCTCGGCCTTCAACTGCGCCAGCGGGTTCTACCGGCCGACCGCCGGGTCCGTCAGGCTGGCGGGTGAGCAGGTGGCGGGCCTGCGCCCGTCGGCGATCGCCGCCCGCGGCCTGGCTCGCACCTTCCAGAACCTGCGGCTGTTCGGCGAGTTGTCGGTACTGGACAACGTGCGGGCCGGAACCCACCTGTGGCTGAAACAGAGCGCCCTGGACGCCCTGCTGCACACCCCCCGCTACCGGCGCAGCGAGCGGGAGAGCAGCGACGAGGCCCACAAGTGGCTGGACTTCGTCGGGCTCCGCGGGAACCGCGCAGGTCTGGCGCGCCACCTGCCGTACGGCGAACAGCGCCGGGTCGAGATCGCCCGCGCCCTGGCCAGACGGCCGAAACTGCTGCTGTTGGACGAACCGGCCGCGGGGCTCAACCGCGGCGAGAAGGCCGAACTGCTCACCCTGATCCGCCGGATCCAGGAACTGGGCGTGGCCATCGCGCTCATCGAACACGACATGGGCCTGGTCATGGAGGTGTCCGAGCGGGTGATCGTGCTGAACTTCGGCAGGGAGATCGCGGACGGCACTCCGGCGGACGTCCGGCGCGACCCCGCCGTCATCGAGGCCTACCTCGGCAGGGACGCCGGCGACGACGAGATCCACGCCGCTCGTGCCGAACTCGCCGGAGAGGGGACCCACGATGCTTGA